A portion of the Pseudomonas protegens CHA0 genome contains these proteins:
- the nadE gene encoding ammonia-dependent NAD(+) synthetase has translation MQAVQREIAQQLKVQAPFPDHAALEAEIARRIRFIQDCLVNSGLKSLVLGISGGVDSLTAGLLAQRAMRELRERSGDDGYRFIAVRLPYETQFDEHDAQASVDFINPDERHTVNIGPAVRALANEVAAFEGQHAVSRDFVLGNTKARMRMVAQYTIAGAAHGLVIGTDHAAEAVMGFFTKFGDGACDLAPLSGLVKNQVRSIARHFGAPESLVEKVPTADLEDLSPGKPDEASHGVTYAEIDAFLHGQPVREEAFKIICDTYRKTHHKRVMPFAP, from the coding sequence ATGCAAGCCGTACAGCGTGAGATTGCGCAGCAGCTCAAGGTCCAAGCACCTTTTCCCGACCACGCCGCCCTTGAGGCAGAAATCGCCCGGCGCATCCGCTTCATCCAGGACTGCCTGGTCAATTCCGGGCTCAAGTCCCTGGTCCTGGGCATCAGCGGCGGTGTCGACTCCCTGACCGCCGGCCTGCTGGCCCAACGGGCGATGCGTGAATTGCGCGAACGCAGCGGGGACGATGGCTACCGCTTCATTGCCGTGCGCCTGCCCTATGAGACCCAGTTCGACGAACACGATGCCCAGGCCTCGGTGGACTTCATCAACCCTGACGAACGCCACACCGTGAACATCGGCCCGGCGGTCAGGGCCCTGGCCAACGAAGTGGCGGCCTTCGAGGGGCAGCACGCCGTGTCCCGGGATTTCGTCCTCGGCAACACCAAGGCGCGGATGCGCATGGTGGCCCAGTACACCATCGCCGGCGCCGCCCATGGCCTGGTGATAGGTACCGACCACGCCGCCGAAGCGGTGATGGGTTTCTTTACCAAGTTCGGTGACGGCGCCTGCGACCTGGCGCCCCTGAGCGGCCTGGTGAAAAACCAAGTGCGCTCCATTGCCCGCCACTTCGGTGCCCCGGAATCCCTGGTGGAAAAAGTGCCGACCGCTGACCTCGAAGACCTGTCGCCGGGCAAGCCGGACGAAGCGTCCCACGGCGTCACCTACGCCGAGATCGACGCCTTCCTGCATGGCCAGCCGGTACGTGAGGAAGCCTTCAAGATCATCTGCGACACCTACCGCAAGACCCATCACAAACGCGTCATGCCCTTCGCCCCATGA
- the pncB gene encoding nicotinate phosphoribosyltransferase gives MSESVFADRIVQNLLDTDFYKLTMMQAVLHNYPNVEVEWEFRCRNSEDLRPYLAEIRYQFERLAELSLSADQLGFLERISFLKPDFLRFLGLFRFNLRYVHTGIEDGELFIRLRGPWLHVILFEVPMLAIISEVRNRYRYREIQLVQAREQLYRKFDWLTANASSEELSELQVADFGTRRRFSYRVQEEVVNVLKHDFPGRFVGTSNVHLSRELNMKPLGTMAHEWIMAHQQLGPRLIDSQIAALDCWVREYRGLLGIALTDCITTDAFLGDFDLFFAKLFDGLRHDSGDPILWAEKAIAHYHKLGIDPMSKTLVFSDSLSLPRALEIFRALRGRINVSFGIGTNLTCDIPGVEPMSIVLKMAACNGQPVAKISDEAGKTHCKDPNFVAYLRHVFQVPAQPGKE, from the coding sequence ACTTCTACAAACTGACCATGATGCAGGCGGTGCTGCACAACTACCCCAACGTCGAGGTGGAATGGGAGTTTCGTTGCCGTAACAGCGAGGACCTGCGGCCCTATCTGGCAGAGATCCGCTACCAGTTCGAGCGCCTGGCGGAACTGAGCCTGAGCGCCGACCAGCTGGGCTTTCTCGAACGAATCAGCTTCCTCAAGCCGGATTTCCTGCGCTTTCTCGGGCTGTTTCGCTTCAACCTGCGCTACGTGCATACCGGCATCGAGGACGGCGAGCTGTTTATCCGCCTGCGCGGCCCCTGGCTGCACGTGATCCTGTTCGAAGTGCCGATGCTGGCCATCATCAGCGAGGTGCGCAACCGCTACCGCTATCGCGAGATCCAGCTGGTCCAGGCCCGCGAGCAGCTGTACCGCAAGTTCGACTGGCTGACCGCCAACGCCAGCAGCGAAGAACTTTCCGAGCTGCAAGTGGCGGATTTCGGCACCCGCCGACGCTTTTCCTACCGAGTCCAGGAAGAAGTAGTGAACGTGCTCAAGCACGATTTCCCCGGACGTTTTGTCGGCACCAGCAACGTGCACCTGTCCCGGGAACTGAACATGAAACCCCTGGGCACCATGGCCCACGAATGGATCATGGCCCACCAGCAACTGGGGCCGCGGCTGATCGACAGCCAGATCGCCGCCCTCGACTGCTGGGTCCGCGAATACCGTGGCTTGCTGGGCATCGCCCTGACGGATTGCATCACCACCGATGCTTTCCTCGGCGATTTCGACCTGTTCTTCGCCAAGCTGTTCGACGGCCTGCGCCACGACTCCGGCGACCCGATCCTCTGGGCGGAAAAGGCCATCGCCCACTACCACAAGCTGGGCATCGATCCGATGAGCAAGACCCTGGTGTTCTCCGACAGCCTGAGCCTGCCGCGCGCCCTGGAAATATTCCGTGCGCTGCGGGGGCGGATCAATGTCAGCTTCGGCATCGGCACCAACCTGACCTGTGACATTCCCGGTGTCGAGCCGATGAGCATCGTGCTTAAAATGGCTGCCTGCAATGGCCAGCCCGTCGCCAAGATCTCCGATGAAGCGGGCAAGACCCATTGCAAGGATCCGAACTTCGTCGCTTACTTGCGCCACGTTTTCCAAGTACCTGCCCAACCTGGCAAGGAGTGA